The DNA region CTACCGATTTCACCagtgagacatcgcaacaataattacatgactccattataccaatcagactcaagcttgccgttctattttCACCCTTGCCTGTtttaatcacgtggcgtctttaaagcaccgtaaaaaaaatgaagtatttgacatagagcacttccctcaacatgactcgaaagcgcggattttaacctctctcccaatttttatttggcaccgattgaacaCGGACAACCGATGATCctcttaatttcaaaatagtaactAATGAACGATCGCTTGACTATTCAAactcggaactattttctccaccagagggcagtcatgctttttggatgaataatgcttcatttatttatttatttatttttctctcaTTGAAATTCAATtactattatgttttttttgtatttttttgtaatattattttgaagtaacactactcttacttgagtaacatttttagCTACTCTACTCACCTCTGATTATAAACtcatgctaacatttatcttttaagaactacaagtctttccgtccgtggttccctttaagcttTACTAAAATTTGTAGTTTTTAGTAGAGACGCATTATTAGCTCACACTTTTTGTTGTATAGCATGATTTagcaaaaaacacaaatttacCTGACAATCCCCCGACATCCATTTTCTTTAGATTCTTTGCCTCCATTATGTTCACTGTGAGTTTCCCAGCAGTGGGGACGTATCTCAGGGAGATACAGACATCACCCAGTTTTTCCTGTGGAGCAAAAAATGGTTAGCGTTTTCATACAAAATGACGATGAAGTCCTACTTAGTGAAAAGACAGAATGTACCTCTTCCTTTTCCACGCTTTCCAAGTCCCTCCACTGTTGAATGGGTTGACCCAGATCAACGCTGTTCATAGGGATCTTGATATCACCGATCATATCGTGCTTGGAAAAGCGATCGAAATCAAAGACCTGAAGCACTAATGTTTTTCCTCCTAATTCTGCATATGGAATcttgagggagacaaaaaagggAATTAAATTACGGTATGTATTCAAAACagtataaacaaaataaatcaagCCTTCCAGACCTTAAAAAAGAAAGTCTCGTTAAAAACCGGACACAAGTTCTTGCGCTGAACTTTGGTTTCATACTTCTTCTTTTTGTCCGGTAAGAGGAAGACTTTGACATAAGGGTCTGAGGTTCCCCCCATGTCCATAGCAGCCAAATCCTGAGCCTGAAGTATTCCCACAATGAGCTGTAAGTCAAATAGAACAACAATCAGTTAAAGAATTCTTccatttgactgattttgctttGTGTGTCACAGGAAAACCACCTGGGAATCCGTGAAGTTGTAGTCCAAAGAAAACTCCAATTTGCCTAATTTTTCCTGCTCCTTTTCCTCTTCCTCACCTTCTTTTTTCACCTCACCTTCCTACAAGATCGTCACCATAGTGAGAATTCCATTCGAAGTTTAACGACTCAATGCATCGTACCTTCTCTCCTGTCTCGCCTTCGCCTTCCTTTGCCTTCCTGCGGCGTCCCGCCTTCTTCTCTCGCACTTTCTTGggctttttcttcttcccaaaacattttttgaaaacgCAAAAGATGAAACACGCCACTAACACTAGGACCACCACTACAATGGCTCCGACTGCCCACATGGGAACtgaaaaatgaggaaaaaaggaTTAGGAATACATTTCTAATCTCCTAGTTCGTgccaacaaaaaatacagtcaTCTTCCAagattcaaaaaacaaactgtcACCGACATTGAGTGTTTTCAAGATGATTTAAATCTCTCACAATTACAGATTATGCCCGCGACGAGAAAAGACAACTTTCCTACACTTGTCTCCCATAATCGAAAGTAGtttattcgccatctgtgtATAGGATTTCTTTTTAAGTTTTGAAAACTCAGCCAACGGTTTCAAAACACAATGAACAAGCTTTTattttaaagtaatgattacttGAGGATCAGTGTAATAGGGATTTAAGTagcgtgaccaaacgtcctcttttgcccggacaagtcctactttcacgtagtatcctcgtcgtccgggcgggttttataaattcataaaaatgtccagtttttatgatttttcacgggaccaatttgaagagaatccctccggccgctgggtggcagcgcctgcctgcgatgacatggctcctagtagtagggagggaaggagtagttcttgttttgttggcagttttacccctatcatgagtcattaccgccatctactgacgatttggccacaacgcctgcctagttgttaagttttttaacgataaatacgtataaaaTGGCAACTGttaacttctgtcggagctgtgactgtaaaatcccgtttggtgtcgcattgttgcgctgccgatgattaaacttttatagcaaagtttgtttTTTGCCTCAgcaagctatcagtaagctaaaccacgctaggcattatgggaaacgtagttttgaactgctacatttggaaacatgctggttgaattgtttgtcagtttatttcggttattgtttgtgtgcaatctagaacattgaatgagaatatcaattgaatgggaataacaattcgtcaaggacaattgtcgtgatagtaatttatcaaaatgtttagttggcacacagcctactgtgtgtatgtgtattgactggactacatttccatgggtctgcattctatatatatattattagggcccaagcactaggcgtgcgaaggccctattgttttgcaaaggattattattattttttaaaaattttttcagggcaaatgaaaacggccaatttggaggcctgaacatgcacgaaaagtcaccaaaatttgcacataagtgcggcttcgcgtaaatttcgataatcttgcgtcgttacgaaaaaatgtcaaaaaatggctcagtggcgcccccttgacccttaaaattttcaaaaaagcctctcctctcaggttttcaacgtagagcgatgaaatttggggagtagataccttatgcctaaatgatcaaaaaagcctcttgcacccatattccaaacccaacaggaaatcgggtattttggatcaaatgtgaaattttatcggttGACAGTTGaactttacatttggaggcctgaacatgcacgaaaactcaccaaactttgCACATAcacgcaactttgcgtaaattttgataatctacgaaaaaatttaacaaaatggctcagtggcgcccccttgaaattttcaaaaaggcctctcctattaagttttttcaacgtagaatgatgaaatttggcgagtcgatacattgtgcaaaactgctccaaaaagtctcttgcacccatattccaaacccatcaggaagccggaaattttggatcaaatgtgaaattttatcgattcgcatttgagaccttgtcgctgaaggaaatagttggatcgtcttcaaaattggtcagactattattcatatgagatcttaagctttcaaaatggtaagttttcattcaagggtctgacctgggcgtggtcccaaagtcggccatttttgggcaaaacaccaaattcagaaaatgattaaaaactccgtgatacaacgttcaatcttcttcatttctagcatgtatatgagatatcccagcctgaacacgactgcattgaaatattacccattaggcctggcgtcccctagtgggaacaggaaatggccttctttacgagacaggcttctcctccatgggaaaaaaatctattgacctcaaacctgtttcaggggagcctcaagacatgtgttcaggtgcctgatgaaaaatattgaggtttcgttgaagcggagaggtccaaaccggaagtgaaaatgaccgtcaacaatttgtctcgccaaaaattttgaacagtcattactcggcagatatacaacatatctgtgccaaacttcccgtgtttgttgagagtcataccctgaagggtcttgtaggggtcatttgcatcaactctacagtgccaactagtggcgacagaaagaagttttaaaaaaggcctctcctattgggttttttcaacgtagagtgatgaaatttggggagtagataccttatgcctaactgctccaaaaagccttttgcatccatattccaaatccaacaggaaatcgggtattttggatcgaatgtgaaatttttatcggttcacagtaggagtttacacttggaggcttgaacatgcatgaaaactcaccaaaatttgcacatacatgcagctttgcgtaacgttcaataatcttgcaacgttacgaaaacatgtaacaaaatggctcagtggcgcccccttgaaattttcaaaaaggcctctccatttaggtattttcaacgtagagggatgaagttCGGAGAGTgaataccttgtacaaatctgctccaaaaagtctcttgcatgcgtattccaaacccaacaggaaatcgggtattttggattgaatgtgaattttttagcgatttacagtgtgcacattttacaccttggcacctagggaattagtttgatcattctcaaaattggcgagactgttcatgaggcatatgaaatcttagtttatcaaaatggtgtgttttcattcacgggcctgaactgggcggggtgccaaagtcggccattttttcgccaaaacaccgaattcggaaaatgactgataactccctcatacaacgttcaatctattttaaatctggcatgtgtgtgagctata from Corythoichthys intestinalis isolate RoL2023-P3 chromosome 21, ASM3026506v1, whole genome shotgun sequence includes:
- the syt5b gene encoding synaptotagmin Vb gives rise to the protein MRLPSGVFRERRAAELPEKESEEATEPAHHEHPHKEHHEHSEHHPSHDYDHMKNKFMNELDHLPIPMWAVGAIVVVVLVLVACFIFCVFKKCFGKKKKPKKVREKKAGRRRKAKEGEGETGEKEGEVKKEGEEEEKEQEKLGKLEFSLDYNFTDSQLIVGILQAQDLAAMDMGGTSDPYVKVFLLPDKKKKYETKVQRKNLCPVFNETFFFKIPYAELGGKTLVLQVFDFDRFSKHDMIGDIKIPMNSVDLGQPIQQWRDLESVEKEEEKLGDVCISLRYVPTAGKLTVNIMEAKNLKKMDVGGLSDPYVKIVLQQNGKRIKKKKTTVKKNTLNPYFNESFSFDVPFEQIQKVQVVITVYDYDKLGSNDPIGKTFMGYGATGVGLRHWSDMLANPRRPVAQWHTLLPEEEVDAAVKAKPR